Proteins encoded in a region of the Anopheles aquasalis chromosome 2, idAnoAquaMG_Q_19, whole genome shotgun sequence genome:
- the LOC126570167 gene encoding broad-complex core protein, producing the protein MVDTQHFCLRWNNYQSSITSAFENLRDDEDFVDVTLACDGRSLKAHRVVLSACSTYFRELLKSTPCKHPVIVLQDVAFTDLHALVEFIYHGEVNVHQRSLSSFLKTAEILRVSGLTQQQAEETHGIHTSLPSGVVHHPIYPDKMLDDSLYVSQGVSPPPHLQNSSSPHSVVGGSAGAGGGGNGGVGANGGGPMVNQLLKRAAAAAALRRERNNSTHSDELALKRHRMSVDSNGPTSNSSGGNRGDPDVICSNTPQTTATDFSSSASKQNLNLPSPQGKDLLLRQDSNLSGHANSGSNSFSINSSSNLIKSSINNNNNNNHHSLNNNMLLHSKENSGGGGGGVDGGGGHRGGSAGSGGGICGSGGGAGSMPTSLGGTSNGSNAGSLCSAEKESVASSPSERSAEDVKSEPLELLCGAGGDHENSSDSVPDDHHHHQHHHVDHLVKSGLDVVKGSLRSPNDHDLDSNMHHHSGAQFLMNASENKMFPSPASFNFSMAALADPAALAGFNTQAALQAVEMAGSPQGMSMAASMASVQRSASPSEGGVGSVGHGVNRLALPLPLAACHRCDVCGKLLSTKLTLKRHKEQQHLQPLNNAVCNLCHKVFRTLNSLNNHKSIYHRRQKILHHHHHPHHLHGAGQHHPFAAVAAAVGGGASGSPLHHSGGGGGGAGAGGPGGGGAPGGGGGHHELLNNNATASDCDIKHSVAAKLEYM; encoded by the exons ATGGTGGACACACAGCACTTCTGCCTGCGGTGGAACAACTACCAGAGCAGCATAACGTCGGCGTTCGAGAATCTGCGGGACGATGAGGACTTTGTCGATGTGACGCTGGCGTGTGACGGCCGCAGCCTCAAGGCACACCGTGTCGTGCTGTCGGCGTGTAGTACGTACTTCCGGGAATTGTTGAAG AGCACACCCTGCAAGCATCCGGTGATAGTGCTGCAGGATGTGGCGTTCACCGATTTGCACGCGCTGGTCGAGTTCATCTACCACGGTGAGGTGAACGTGCACCAGCGATCACTCAGCTCCTTCCTTAAGACGGCCGAGATTTTAAGAGTTTCCGGGCTAACGCAACAACAGGCCGAAGAAACACATGGC ATCCACACATCGTTGCCCTCCGGTGTCGTCCATCATCCGATCTATCCGGACAAGATGCTGGACGATTCGCTGTACGTGTCGCAGGGTGTATCGCCTCCGCCCCATCTGCAGAACAGTTCCTCACCCCACAGTGTCGTCGGTGGCAGCGCTGGTGCAGGTGGCGGCGGTAATGGGGGCGTTGgggcgaacggtggtggcccgATGGTCAATCAGCTGCTGAAgcgagcagctgcagcggccgcccTACGTCGGGAGCGCAACAACTCAACCCACTCGGACGAGCTGGCCCTCAAGCGGCACCGGATGTCGGTGGACAGTAATGGGCCGACGAGCAACAGTAGCGGCGGCAACCGGGGTGACCCGGATGTGATCTGCAGCAACACGCCCCAGACGACCGCCACCGACTTTTCCTCCAGCGCCAGCAAGCAAAACCTTAACCTGCCGTCTCCACAGGGCAAGGATCTGCTGTTGCGGCAGGACAGCAACCTATCCGGCCATGCCAACAGTG GTAGCAACAGTTTCTCCATCAACAGCTCGAGTAACTTAATAAAAAGTAgtattaacaacaacaacaacaacaaccaccacagtttgaacaacaacatgctgctgcacagCAAGGAgaacagtggtggtggtggtggtggtgtcgacgGTGGAGGAGGCCACCGTGGTGGCAGTgccggcagtggtggtggcatctgTGGTAGCGGGGGTGGCGCCGGAAGCATGCCGACGTCACTCGGTGGCACCTCGAACGGTAGCAACGCCGGGAGCCTCTGCTCGGCCGAGAAGGAGAGTGTGGCCTCGTCCCCGTCGGAGCGTTCGGCCGAGGACGTGAAATCGGAACCTCTGGAGCTGCTGTGCGGTGCGGGCGGTGATCACGAAAACAGCTCCGACTCGGTACCggacgaccatcaccaccatcagcaccatcacgtCGACCATCTGGTCAAGAGTGGTCTCGACGTCGTGAAGGGCTCGCTACG ATCTCCGAACGATCACGATCTAGACAGCAATATGCATCATCACAGTGGGGCACAGTTTTTAATGAATGCcagcgaaaacaaaatgttccCTTCGCCGGCATCGTTCAACTTCTCGATGGCGGCCCTGGCCGATCCTGCGGCGTTGGCAG GGTTTAACACACAGGCAGCGTTGCAGGCGGTAGAGATGGCCGGATCACCACAGG GTATGAGCATGGCGGCCAGCATGGCTAGCGTCCAGCGTTCGGCGTCCCCATCGGAAGGAGGAGTCGGGTCGGTCGGGCACGGCGTGAATCGGTTGGCGCTTCCGCTGCCACTGGCAGCCTGTCATCGGTGCGACGTGTGCGGTAAGCTGCTGAGCACCAAGCTCACGCTCAAGCGCCacaaagagcagcagcacctgcagcCGCTCAACAATGCGGTCTGCAACCTGTGCCACAAGGTGTTTCGCACGCTGAACAGCTTGAACAATCACAAGAGCATCTACCACCGTCGGCAGAAGAtcctgcaccatcatcaccatccgcacCACCTGCACGGCGCTGGCCAGCATCATCCGTTCGCGGCCGTGGCCGCCGCGGTCGGCGGTGGAGCGTCCGGTAGCCCTCTTCACCACTCcggtggagggggtggtggcgcCGGAGCCGGTGGGCCCGGAGGCGGTGGAGCGCccggaggcggtggtggccatcatgAACTGTTGAACAACAACGCTACTGCTTCTGACTGTGATATCAAGCATAGTGTCGCGGCCAAGCTCGAATATATGTAA